Proteins encoded together in one Camelina sativa cultivar DH55 chromosome 9, Cs, whole genome shotgun sequence window:
- the LOC104714465 gene encoding FBD-associated F-box protein At1g61320-like produces MEKMKSQIHSFYFQKIREMEGSSNKITKLTQTIPDDLVEHIISMYLPVQSLLRNRTLSKRFVNTAIQSRDFDFSGIYSRRRRRSQSEVVSIIEKVFNEYKGSEIDRLVLVINHLGVEDKVISWINTCLDKNIKDIALDFSKSKKVMEIPINFSDLESLQDLKLRSCKFEIPDNTPKGLRLLRMLSLMRCEVKKETIVAIFSNCFHLESLELTECRMDGMLSIQAKDHKKFKSLVLSSMRGLWNIHLDAPSLEIYKYNGYVIPFNFERTYALKDVNLHYNRNFSPSYYDRSFFVVINMRFFINVSVLAATTIFLEALTYKHVGGGKLKKLPFRFENLTKLKITFKAPTFCTLFDIAEFLKECPRLEGVVIDIHNFTFAPHLPFWEMDHKDEIQSNLNNKYRLGFLKKVKIFGYKGYPHELDIMEFFAKNAPSLVKFKLVIAKKEKINACVPDYARLNFINSIFPGIRVTEA; encoded by the exons atggaaaaaa TGAAATCTCAAATCCATAGCTTCTACTTccaaaagataagagaaatgGAAGGATCCTCAAATAAGATCACAAAACTTACTCAGACAATTCCTGACGATCTGGTGGAGCACATCATCTCCATGTATCTTCCAGTGCAATCTCTTTTACGAAATCGTACTCTGTCCAAAAGATTTGTGAATACAGCTATACAATCTCGTGACTTCGACTTCAGTGGAATATATTCTAGAAGACGTCGTCGTAGTCAGTCAGAGGTTGTGAGCATCATCGAGAAAGTATTCAATGAATACAAAGGATCGGAGATTGAcaggttagttttggttatcaATCATCTTGGTGTAGAAGATAAAGTCATCTCGTGGATCAATACATGTCTTGATAAAAACATCAAAGATATCGCCCTAGATTTCTCCAAATCCAAAAAAGTTATGGAGATCCCGATCAACTTCTCGGATTTGGAGAGTCTACAAGATTTGAAGCTGCGCTCATGTAAATTTGAGATACCTGACAACACTCCAAAAGGTTTAAGGCTCTTGAGGATGCTCTCACTTATGCGGTGTGAGGTGAAGAAAGAGACGATAGTTGCAATTTTCAGCAACTGCTTCCACCTCGAGTCGTTGGAACTAACCGAATGCCGGATGGATGGTATGTTGAGCATCCAGGCTAAGGATCACAAGAAATTCAAGTCGCTTGTTTTGTCTTCTATGCGAGGGCTTTGGAACATCCATTTGGATGCACCCTCTTTAGAAATCTACAAATACAATGGATATGTCATTCCATTTAACTTTGAGAGAACATATGCACTTAAAGACGTAAACCTCCATTACAATCGGAACTTTAGTCCGAGTTATTACGATAGAAGTTTCTTTGTGGTTATTAACATGAGGTTCTTTATAAACGTTTCTGTCCTCGCAGCAACAACAATCTTTCTTGAg GCTCTCACCTATAAACACGTAGGAGGAGGAAAACTGAAAAAGCTGCCTTTCAGGTTTGAgaacttaacaaaattaaagataacCTTTAAAGCTCCTACGTTTTGCACTCTTTTCGACATTGCTGAATTCCTCAAAGAATGCCCTAGACTCGAAGGAGTTGTGATCGAT ATTCACAATTTCACCTTCGCACCTCATTTGCCTTTCTGGGAGATGGATCATAAGGATGAAATCCAGAGTAACTTGAACAACAAGTACCGTTTGGGGTTTCTCAAGAAAGTCAAGATTTTCGGATATAAAGGCTACCCGCATGAGCTTGATATCATGGAGTTCTTTGCCAAGAACGCACCATCTCTAGTGAAGTTCAAGTTGGTGATAGCTAAAAAAGAGAAGATCAATGCTTGCGTACCAGATTATGCAAGATTAAATTTTATCAATAGCATATTTCCTGGGATCAGAGTTACTGAAGCTTGA